The segment CCCGTGTCGAGAAAGATGACGCCCTTCTCGGAGAGGGATGCCTTGATCTTGTGATAGACCGTCTCGGAGTCGTACTGGGCGCCCACGCCGGAGAGAAACTTCTGCTCCGCCTCGGGAATGCCCAGACGATCGAAGGTCTTCTTGATGTCGGCCGGGACCTCGTCCCAGGTCTTTCCTTGCTCCTCGGCCGGCTTCAGGTAGTAATAGATGTTCTGGAAGTCGATCTCCTCGACTTTTCCGCCCCAGCGCGGCAGCGGCTTCTTCTCGAACTGCTCGAGTGATTTGAGCCGGAATTCCTTCATCCAGGCCGGCTCGTTCTTGATGTCGGAGATCTGCGCGACGACGTCCTTGTCGAGGCCGCGGCGTGTCTTGAATACCGCCTTCTCCTCGTCGTGGAAGCCGTACTTCTCCTTGTAACCCTCCCGAATATCCAGTGTCGGCTGGTGAATCATGGCTCTATCTCCTTTGGACGGGCCGCGATCAAGCGGCCTGGTCCTCGCGGATCCAGTCGTATCCCTGCGCCTCGAGCTCGAGCGCCAGCTCGGCGCCCCCCGACTTGACGATCCGCCCGTCCACGAGCACGTGGACGAAGTGCGGCTTGATGTAGTTCAGGATCCGCTGGTAGTGCGTGATCAGGAGCACCCCCAGATCCGGCCCCGTGAGCGCGTTCACGCCTTCGGATACGATCCTGAGCGCGTCGATGTCGAGCCCCGAATCGGTCTCGTCCAGAATCGCGATCTCGGGCCGCAGCACGGCCATTTGCAAGATTTCCGCGCGCTTTTTCTCGCCGCCCGAGAAACCGTCGTTCAGGTAACGGCCCGCGAACGACTCATCCATCCTGAGCACAGCCATCTTCTCTTTGACGAGCGTCCGGAATTCCTTGGGCGGGATGGGCTTCTCCTCGCCCAGCTCCTTCCGCCGCACGTTCAG is part of the Candidatus Eisenbacteria bacterium genome and harbors:
- the sufC gene encoding Fe-S cluster assembly ATPase SufC — its product is MSTTPTLEIRNLHIAIDGKPILKGLSLAVSKGEIHALMGPNGSGKSTLANALMGNPKYEVTEGTILYKGEDVLELSPDERARKGIFLAFQYPTAIPGVSVANFLRNALNVRRKELGEEKPIPPKEFRTLVKEKMAVLRMDESFAGRYLNDGFSGGEKKRAEILQMAVLRPEIAILDETDSGLDIDALRIVSEGVNALTGPDLGVLLITHYQRILNYIKPHFVHVLVDGRIVKSGGAELALELEAQGYDWIREDQAA